In Synechococcus sp. Nb3U1, one DNA window encodes the following:
- a CDS encoding Piwi domain-containing protein: MDMIIYVDVFPVIPQALPKLSAYTIKAVSDDVSAIGGKLAYRLRNKFGGNWVWCGGQIITDKPPQDEAIEEFLKQLWTEERLNDVLSVTLNTKWEPSAWEQGEFTARGLLANHQAEIRRVLEPKKQNFGKIRVDRDYALRGWAVNNEPAISITVSSNIFHTQLLHEFAATLKSPQELVGMMVAVTAKDFKGTIVEITGNVREMRERLLSKSSDEMTRNLISRAPDDELTVKIETRTSQYIYIASMLRPVVRMGDLKKFKVKPRQVSEALRLDPQTRYTLVREIAAIGKNNGILANSFNSESLPQAFLGPHDVAFEPKLRVGDDKIHQGQRIYESLEKHGAFKRSNAFPDKKHPIKIGVINASSQVAQQALMTFLRKLKAALEKLNFSIQSVEVNGQRQQKIERLSRANLENAINCFESAKPDIFLALFPGSAYHDEREEGEEASMYHVFKSLTMRLGIPSQVVYEDTFSEKYAMDNIVLGILAKTRNVPFVLAKPLPYADIVVGIDIARRAKQKLSGTMNATAMARVYFSDGQFLRYIIHDAPIEGETIPSSILRSLFPLKEFQGKRVVIHRDGQFRGGEKSALKEWAKQIGAEFHLVEVIKSGAPRLYQSTSASAIDRPPKGTAFKISDTEAFLVSSLPPFKGSTPCPLQIRTELSFSIENAIHSALSLTLLHYGSVREPRLPVTIHYSDKIGEFSLLGIKPKDSEGDVPFWL, encoded by the coding sequence ATGGATATGATTATCTACGTTGATGTCTTTCCTGTTATTCCTCAGGCGTTGCCCAAGCTGTCTGCCTATACAATCAAAGCGGTGAGCGATGATGTATCGGCAATCGGCGGAAAGTTAGCATATCGCTTGCGGAATAAGTTTGGTGGGAATTGGGTATGGTGCGGTGGTCAAATCATCACAGACAAGCCGCCCCAAGATGAAGCAATTGAAGAATTTCTGAAACAATTATGGACAGAAGAACGATTAAATGATGTGCTGAGTGTTACTCTTAATACAAAATGGGAACCTTCGGCTTGGGAGCAGGGCGAATTCACAGCTCGCGGTTTGCTCGCAAACCACCAAGCAGAAATTCGGAGAGTGCTTGAGCCGAAAAAACAGAATTTCGGCAAAATCCGAGTTGACCGCGACTACGCTTTACGCGGTTGGGCAGTGAACAACGAACCAGCGATTTCCATCACTGTTTCGTCCAACATTTTTCATACTCAATTACTCCATGAGTTTGCCGCCACCCTGAAAAGTCCGCAAGAACTTGTCGGAATGATGGTCGCTGTGACAGCGAAGGATTTCAAAGGGACAATCGTCGAGATTACTGGCAATGTTCGCGAAATGCGTGAACGGCTTCTCAGTAAATCCAGCGATGAGATGACACGCAATTTGATTAGTCGCGCTCCTGATGATGAACTGACTGTTAAAATTGAAACTCGCACAAGCCAATATATTTATATTGCAAGTATGTTACGCCCTGTCGTTCGAATGGGTGATCTCAAGAAATTTAAAGTGAAGCCACGTCAAGTTTCCGAAGCATTGCGGCTTGATCCACAAACAAGATACACTCTTGTTCGTGAAATTGCCGCTATTGGTAAAAACAACGGAATTCTCGCCAACAGTTTCAATTCTGAATCATTGCCGCAAGCATTCTTGGGACCGCACGATGTGGCCTTTGAGCCCAAATTGCGTGTTGGCGACGATAAAATTCATCAAGGGCAACGCATTTATGAGAGCTTGGAAAAGCATGGCGCATTTAAACGTTCAAATGCATTTCCTGACAAAAAACACCCTATAAAAATTGGGGTAATTAACGCGTCATCGCAAGTTGCGCAGCAAGCATTGATGACGTTCCTACGTAAGCTCAAAGCCGCGTTGGAGAAATTGAATTTCTCTATTCAATCAGTTGAAGTCAATGGACAACGTCAACAGAAGATCGAAAGACTTTCGCGAGCAAATTTGGAAAACGCAATAAACTGTTTCGAATCGGCAAAGCCTGACATTTTTCTTGCTCTATTCCCTGGAAGTGCATACCACGACGAGCGGGAAGAAGGCGAAGAAGCGAGCATGTATCATGTCTTCAAGTCATTGACAATGCGACTTGGTATCCCGAGCCAAGTTGTCTATGAAGATACATTCTCTGAAAAATATGCGATGGACAATATCGTGTTGGGTATATTAGCAAAAACAAGGAACGTTCCATTTGTTTTAGCGAAACCGCTTCCTTACGCTGATATTGTCGTTGGGATTGATATTGCTCGTAGAGCGAAACAAAAGTTATCGGGAACCATGAACGCGACTGCCATGGCAAGAGTCTATTTCAGCGATGGTCAATTTCTACGATACATTATCCACGATGCACCGATTGAAGGAGAAACAATACCAAGCAGTATTCTGCGCAGTCTTTTCCCTCTCAAGGAATTTCAAGGCAAACGAGTCGTGATTCATCGTGACGGACAATTTCGTGGCGGAGAAAAATCGGCATTGAAGGAATGGGCAAAACAGATTGGTGCAGAGTTCCATCTGGTTGAAGTAATCAAATCTGGAGCCCCCCGTCTTTATCAAAGCACATCCGCCTCCGCTATAGACAGACCGCCGAAGGGGACAGCATTTAAAATAAGCGATACGGAAGCATTCTTGGTTTCTTCACTGCCTCCTTTCAAAGGCAGCACACCATGTCCGCTTCAAATCAGGACAGAACTATCCTTCTCAATCGAAAATGCTATTCATTCGGCGCTATCGCTGACGCTCTTGCATTATGGTTCGGTTAGAGAGCCGCGTTTGCCAGTGACGATTCATTACAGCGACAAGATTGGAGAATTTTCACTGCTTGGCATCAAACCAAAGGATTCAGAAGGGGACGTGCCATTCTGGTTGTAA
- a CDS encoding toxin-antitoxin system YwqK family antitoxin produces the protein MNQDDHPQDGPHRELFSDGTLAGEGAYRGGRKHGRWEYWYKNGQRKAVGEYANGELHGLWQWWRENGQPLQAGGFLFGVQVGHWQRYYDNGQLWDEGTYEGGNKVGQWTVYDRAGVVKQSKVFKPRKPKQAEPGAAADGGAV, from the coding sequence ATGAATCAAGACGATCATCCGCAGGACGGACCACACCGCGAGCTCTTCTCCGACGGCACGCTTGCCGGCGAGGGGGCATACCGGGGCGGAAGGAAGCACGGGCGGTGGGAGTACTGGTATAAGAACGGGCAGCGGAAGGCAGTCGGCGAGTACGCAAACGGAGAGCTTCACGGACTGTGGCAGTGGTGGCGCGAGAATGGTCAGCCGCTCCAGGCCGGGGGGTTCCTGTTCGGCGTCCAGGTCGGCCACTGGCAACGGTATTACGACAACGGTCAGCTTTGGGACGAAGGGACATACGAGGGCGGCAACAAGGTCGGTCAGTGGACCGTGTATGACCGCGCCGGGGTTGTCAAGCAAAGCAAGGTCTTCAAACCCCGCAAGCCCAAGCAGGCCGAACCAGGCGCTGCAGCCGACGGCGGGGCCGTGTAG
- a CDS encoding integron integrase: MAKGGLLPDKKKPDPIRDPWQEVADKLKAQIMLRHYSPRTLKAYSTWMWKLCRFLDNQLPSEVTSQDVQRFLTDLAVRQQVSASAQNQAFNALLFLFRHVFERELGNFADTPRAKRRQSIPTVLSRSEVASLIEQLQPPYRLMGKLLYGCGLRLSEALSLRLHNFNFDTGMLSVQFGKGRKSRTVPLPESIQGEIQAQVERIKALHQEDLARGYAGVFMPGNFEKKAKGAARELAWQWFFPAPNLTRVKETGELRRYHVQETDIQRAIKAAALRAGILKRVSPHTLRHSFATHLLQANYDIRQIQQMLGHSDVRTTMIYTHTIKSDLKPLRSPLDL; the protein is encoded by the coding sequence GTGGCCAAGGGGGGCTTACTCCCCGACAAGAAAAAACCGGATCCGATACGGGATCCTTGGCAGGAAGTGGCTGACAAGCTCAAAGCACAGATTATGCTGCGCCATTACTCACCCAGAACTCTAAAGGCTTACTCAACCTGGATGTGGAAACTCTGTCGGTTTTTAGACAATCAGCTACCATCAGAGGTCACAAGCCAAGATGTCCAGCGGTTCCTAACAGATTTGGCGGTACGGCAGCAGGTCTCTGCCTCAGCTCAGAATCAAGCCTTTAACGCCCTACTGTTTCTCTTTCGACACGTCTTCGAGCGTGAGCTTGGAAACTTTGCGGATACCCCCAGAGCCAAACGCAGGCAGTCGATACCCACAGTGCTTTCTCGCTCAGAAGTGGCTTCACTCATCGAACAGTTGCAGCCACCCTATCGATTGATGGGGAAGCTCCTTTATGGATGCGGTTTGCGTCTTTCCGAGGCGCTATCTTTGCGGTTGCATAATTTCAACTTTGATACCGGTATGCTCTCGGTACAGTTTGGTAAGGGGAGGAAATCTCGGACAGTGCCATTACCAGAGAGTATTCAGGGTGAGATTCAAGCGCAAGTAGAGCGCATCAAAGCTCTCCATCAGGAGGATTTAGCCAGGGGGTATGCCGGAGTATTTATGCCAGGAAACTTTGAAAAGAAAGCCAAAGGAGCGGCGCGAGAGCTAGCCTGGCAATGGTTTTTCCCTGCTCCCAACCTGACAAGGGTTAAAGAAACAGGGGAACTGCGTCGCTACCATGTGCAAGAAACCGATATTCAGCGAGCCATCAAAGCCGCTGCCTTGAGGGCCGGGATCCTGAAGCGAGTTTCACCGCATACCTTACGCCACAGCTTCGCCACCCACCTGCTGCAAGCCAATTACGATATCCGTCAGATCCAGCAGATGTTGGGTCACAGTGATGTCCGCACCACGATGATTTATACCCACACCATCAAGTCCGACCTCAAGCCGCTAAGAAGCCCATTGGATCTGTGA
- a CDS encoding HlyD family secretion protein, translating into MDGKAKGIPWQPRLWVTGGLILGSVLGLVWRGLPSSEASRQALAQESSTALPVSTQEVQPIQAYEAQQAYTGEIRAKRSSELGFERGGEVVQILVSEGMTVTAGSPLAYLDTRTLEAERQGILAQLATAQAQLQELQADPRVETIAAAAAAVEDVRQQLALAELSRQRRQDLFNEGAISRQQLDEVAYQVGSLQARLTAAQQQLQELQTGTRPEQIAAQQARVQQLQASLVSLDVALSKSVIRAPFAGRVGLRYVNEGTVVGSGQPVLRLVESGSWEARIGVPPQLLPPVGSRQTLEVGSQSYGAEVVAILPEVDPASRTVTVLLAVQADGTTHPDGADPDGRFLVADNSLGAGGTGLVDGVYGWPD; encoded by the coding sequence ATGGACGGGAAGGCAAAAGGGATCCCTTGGCAACCCAGGCTGTGGGTGACGGGTGGTTTGATTTTGGGATCCGTCCTGGGGTTGGTGTGGCGGGGGTTGCCCAGTTCTGAGGCCAGCAGGCAAGCTCTGGCGCAAGAAAGTTCTACGGCTCTGCCGGTCTCTACTCAGGAGGTTCAGCCCATTCAAGCCTACGAAGCCCAGCAGGCTTACACCGGTGAAATTCGGGCCAAACGCAGCAGTGAACTAGGGTTTGAACGCGGGGGCGAGGTAGTGCAGATCCTGGTGAGTGAGGGCATGACGGTCACAGCGGGATCCCCCTTGGCCTATTTGGATACCCGCACCCTAGAGGCAGAACGACAGGGGATCCTGGCCCAACTGGCCACAGCTCAGGCGCAACTACAGGAGCTCCAGGCCGACCCCCGTGTGGAGACCATTGCTGCTGCTGCCGCCGCCGTGGAAGATGTGCGTCAACAACTGGCGCTGGCGGAACTCTCCCGACAACGGCGACAGGATCTCTTCAATGAAGGGGCGATCTCCCGTCAACAGCTGGATGAGGTGGCCTATCAGGTGGGATCCCTACAAGCTCGGCTCACCGCCGCCCAGCAACAACTCCAGGAATTGCAAACCGGCACCCGACCAGAACAGATCGCCGCCCAACAAGCGCGGGTACAGCAGCTTCAGGCCAGTCTGGTCAGCCTGGATGTGGCCCTGAGCAAGAGCGTGATTCGGGCTCCCTTTGCTGGACGAGTAGGGCTGCGCTATGTGAATGAAGGCACGGTGGTGGGATCCGGTCAGCCGGTTTTGCGGCTGGTGGAAAGTGGCTCCTGGGAGGCCCGCATTGGTGTGCCGCCCCAGTTGTTGCCCCCAGTGGGATCCCGGCAAACTCTGGAGGTGGGCTCCCAATCCTACGGGGCGGAAGTGGTGGCGATTTTGCCGGAGGTGGATCCCGCTAGCCGCACAGTGACGGTGTTGCTTGCGGTGCAGGCAGACGGCACGACTCACCCTGACGGAGCGGATCCCGATGGAAGGTTTCTGGTTGCCGACAACAGCCTTGGTGCCGGGGGCACGGGGCTTGTGGACGGTGTATACGGTTGGCCCGACTGA
- a CDS encoding efflux RND transporter permease subunit: MSNLFFRNVQLLILTLILILVWGLSSFFALPRLEDPELTPRNATVTTFLPGASPQRMETLVTEPIEQKLRELEELDTLTSTSRLGISVIQVQLKDTISNVDAAWSRVRDKASDAIPELPPGATEPEVEVATISANALIAGLVWNLPGDPNYGLLSRLAETLQEDLRRLPGSKTVERFGEAEEEIRVEVDPVRLAQLGLTPQAVAAQLQASDARVAAGQVRGFDNQLLLEIQGELNSLERIRRIPIQLGSGGQVAYVGDIARVSRGIREPLATKALLDGKPAVVVSAQVEFQEQVDEWAVRARSALQNFENSLPPGIRLQVVLDQSRYVQARLRTVLGNLLIGAGLVIGVTLVIMGWRSSLIVGLALPLSCLMVFGSMKAMGIPLHQISITGLIIALGLLIDNAIIMVDEVGIRLRAGLDGAQSVGQSVGHMAVPLLGSTLTTVLAFLPIALAPGAVGEFTGTIGTTVILALTSSLILSLRVIPALVGRLDGLMNAPGQAWWQIGFHSAALSRIYERSLGLTFRRPLVGILLGLVLPVAGFAVAPLLPQQFFPPAGRDQFYLELRLPIQASLAATEAVVLQAEQQILTHADVQQVSWFLGQAAPRFYYNVLSGQQNSPNYAQALVQLTEAASSELIRDLQQELDQALPQAQVLVRQLEQGPPFEAPIELRLYGPDLEQLRQLGEQVRGLLAQTPQVLHTRATLSEALPKLGLTLDEEETRRVGLTQAEVATQLDAYLEGITGGSILEDNEELPVRVRLPDTLRSQVQAMGSLDVVGQERVPLATLGSVNLMAEQAVIARRQGQRVNTIQAYTTAGILPSQVLADFLERLDQSALALPLEYRFELGGEADARGSSIANLLSTVGVLSVLMLATLVLSFNSFVPAGIILVIAACAGGLGQGSLYVSGYPFGFTAILGTLGLVGLAINDSIVVLSALREHPLTRWGDPVVTLQVVGRSTRHVVATTLTTLVGFTPLLFDATGFWPPLAICIAGGLGGTTLLALYAVPSAHLLLNRSGKPRQEPAQTHESLSSQTRLSSAQTLSQD, from the coding sequence ATGTCGAACTTGTTTTTTCGCAATGTGCAACTGCTGATCCTGACGCTGATTTTGATTCTAGTGTGGGGATTGAGCTCCTTTTTTGCCCTGCCACGATTAGAGGATCCGGAACTGACTCCCCGTAATGCCACGGTCACGACGTTTTTGCCGGGGGCTAGCCCCCAGCGGATGGAAACCCTGGTCACGGAGCCGATTGAGCAAAAGCTGCGGGAGCTAGAGGAGCTCGACACCCTCACCTCCACCTCGCGGCTAGGCATTTCGGTGATTCAGGTGCAGCTCAAGGACACCATCAGCAATGTGGATGCCGCCTGGTCGCGGGTGCGGGACAAAGCCTCAGATGCTATTCCTGAACTGCCGCCCGGGGCAACAGAGCCCGAGGTGGAGGTGGCCACTATCTCCGCCAATGCCCTGATTGCCGGGTTGGTGTGGAATTTGCCCGGGGATCCCAACTACGGCCTCTTGAGCCGACTGGCGGAAACCCTGCAGGAGGATCTGCGCCGCCTGCCTGGTAGCAAAACTGTCGAACGCTTTGGGGAAGCAGAAGAAGAGATTCGGGTGGAGGTGGATCCCGTGCGCTTGGCGCAGTTGGGCTTGACCCCCCAGGCAGTGGCGGCTCAGTTGCAGGCCAGCGATGCACGGGTGGCGGCGGGGCAAGTGCGCGGCTTTGACAATCAGCTGTTGCTGGAAATTCAAGGGGAGCTGAACTCACTGGAGCGAATCCGGCGGATCCCCATCCAATTGGGATCCGGTGGGCAGGTGGCCTATGTGGGGGATATCGCCCGGGTGAGCCGGGGCATTCGCGAACCGCTGGCGACCAAAGCATTGCTAGATGGCAAGCCGGCAGTGGTAGTGTCGGCCCAGGTAGAATTCCAAGAGCAGGTGGATGAATGGGCCGTCCGTGCCCGGTCGGCGTTGCAGAATTTTGAAAACAGTTTGCCCCCCGGGATCCGCTTGCAGGTGGTGCTGGATCAAAGCCGCTATGTGCAGGCCCGCCTGCGCACGGTGCTGGGCAATTTGCTGATTGGGGCGGGATTGGTGATTGGGGTGACGCTGGTGATCATGGGCTGGCGGTCATCGCTGATTGTGGGTTTGGCCTTGCCCCTGTCCTGTTTGATGGTGTTTGGCAGCATGAAGGCGATGGGGATCCCCTTGCATCAGATCTCCATCACGGGGTTGATCATCGCCTTGGGGTTACTGATCGACAACGCCATCATCATGGTGGATGAGGTGGGGATCCGTCTGCGGGCGGGATTGGACGGAGCGCAATCGGTGGGGCAGAGTGTGGGCCATATGGCGGTGCCCCTATTGGGATCCACCCTGACGACGGTGCTGGCCTTCTTGCCGATTGCCTTGGCCCCTGGGGCAGTAGGCGAGTTCACGGGCACAATTGGCACCACGGTGATTTTGGCCTTGACCAGCTCGTTGATCTTGTCCTTGAGGGTGATCCCGGCTCTGGTGGGTCGCCTCGATGGTCTAATGAATGCCCCTGGGCAGGCTTGGTGGCAGATTGGCTTTCATTCCGCAGCCCTAAGCCGCATTTATGAGCGCTCATTGGGTCTTACCTTTCGTCGTCCCTTGGTGGGGATCCTTTTGGGATTGGTGCTGCCCGTGGCCGGATTTGCCGTTGCGCCCCTGTTGCCACAGCAGTTTTTTCCGCCTGCCGGGCGGGATCAGTTTTATCTCGAGTTGCGGCTGCCGATTCAGGCCTCTCTGGCGGCCACCGAAGCAGTCGTCTTGCAGGCGGAACAGCAGATTCTCACCCATGCTGATGTGCAGCAGGTAAGCTGGTTTTTGGGCCAAGCCGCCCCCCGCTTCTATTACAACGTCTTGAGCGGTCAACAAAACTCCCCCAACTATGCCCAGGCACTGGTGCAACTGACAGAAGCCGCCAGTTCCGAGCTGATTCGTGACCTGCAGCAGGAGCTGGATCAGGCTCTGCCCCAGGCGCAAGTGTTGGTACGGCAACTGGAGCAAGGCCCCCCCTTCGAGGCTCCGATCGAGTTGCGGCTCTACGGCCCAGATCTGGAGCAGTTGCGGCAGTTGGGGGAACAGGTGCGCGGTCTGTTGGCCCAAACCCCGCAGGTGTTGCACACCCGCGCCACCCTCAGCGAAGCTCTGCCCAAGCTGGGCTTAACTCTGGATGAAGAAGAAACCCGCCGCGTCGGCCTCACCCAAGCGGAGGTGGCCACCCAACTGGATGCCTATCTAGAGGGGATAACGGGCGGATCTATTCTGGAGGATAACGAAGAGCTGCCGGTACGGGTGCGGCTGCCCGACACACTGCGCTCCCAGGTGCAAGCGATGGGATCCCTGGATGTGGTGGGGCAGGAGCGGGTACCCCTCGCCACCTTAGGATCCGTGAACCTGATGGCTGAGCAAGCGGTGATCGCCCGCCGGCAGGGGCAACGGGTGAATACCATTCAGGCCTATACCACCGCCGGGATCCTGCCCTCCCAGGTGTTAGCGGATTTTCTGGAGCGCTTGGATCAAAGTGCCCTGGCTTTGCCGCTGGAGTATCGCTTCGAGTTGGGGGGTGAAGCGGATGCGCGGGGCTCCTCGATTGCCAACCTGCTCTCGACAGTGGGGGTATTGTCGGTGCTGATGTTGGCCACCCTGGTGCTCTCGTTTAACTCCTTTGTGCCCGCCGGGATCATCCTGGTCATCGCCGCCTGTGCCGGAGGATTGGGGCAGGGGTCTTTGTATGTGTCGGGCTATCCTTTCGGCTTTACCGCCATTCTGGGCACCTTGGGTTTGGTGGGATTAGCCATCAACGACTCAATCGTGGTGCTCTCGGCTCTGCGGGAGCATCCGCTGACCCGGTGGGGGGATCCTGTGGTCACCTTGCAAGTGGTGGGCCGTTCCACCCGACATGTGGTGGCGACTACCCTGACCACACTGGTGGGGTTCACGCCGTTGCTGTTTGATGCTACAGGGTTCTGGCCGCCCTTGGCCATCTGTATTGCCGGGGGCTTGGGGGGAACCACCCTTTTGGCCCTCTATGCCGTACCCAGTGCCCATCTGCTGTTGAATCGTTCAGGGAAACCCAGGCAAGAGCCAGCGCAAACCCATGAGTCTTTATCGTCGCAAACTCGCCTCTCATCAGCTCAGACCCTAAGCCAGGACTGA
- a CDS encoding photosystem II reaction center X protein: protein MTASLSNFLWSLVAGAVVLGALFGAIVFVSQKDKVRRR, encoded by the coding sequence ATGACTGCCTCACTTTCTAACTTCCTCTGGAGCCTAGTCGCTGGTGCTGTGGTGCTGGGTGCTCTCTTCGGCGCTATTGTCTTCGTCAGCCAAAAGGATAAGGTTCGTCGTCGTTGA
- a CDS encoding ferredoxin-thioredoxin reductase catalytic domain-containing protein translates to MESRGHNKSSQKNFEVMRNFAETYAKRSDTYFCSDPSITTAVIEGLALHKEQLGAPLCPCRFYEDKEAEAKAGYWNCPCVPMRERKECHCLLFLTPENPFAGSNQTLEEVNLEY, encoded by the coding sequence ATGGAAAGTCGTGGCCATAATAAGTCCTCGCAGAAAAATTTTGAGGTGATGCGGAATTTCGCAGAGACCTACGCCAAACGTTCCGACACTTATTTTTGCTCGGATCCTTCGATTACGACGGCAGTGATTGAGGGTTTGGCCCTCCATAAAGAACAGTTGGGAGCGCCCCTGTGTCCCTGTCGCTTTTATGAGGATAAAGAGGCAGAGGCGAAAGCGGGTTACTGGAACTGCCCCTGTGTCCCGATGCGGGAACGGAAGGAGTGCCACTGTTTGTTATTCTTAACCCCTGAGAATCCCTTTGCGGGCAGCAATCAAACCCTGGAAGAGGTGAACCTGGAGTATTGA
- a CDS encoding universal stress protein, with amino-acid sequence MFDKLLFPIDNSRETSHALPLVADMAQRYQSQVYLLSVLDDAELGPEQAQQARQNIQTLLKQTESGLHQIGLGNVKSEYREGKVPFVICDMADELEIDLIIMGCRGLSLSGQGRDDSVSNRVINLSPCPVLVVP; translated from the coding sequence ATGTTCGACAAACTGCTCTTTCCCATTGATAACTCGCGTGAGACCAGTCATGCCTTGCCGTTGGTGGCGGATATGGCGCAGCGCTACCAAAGCCAGGTGTATCTGCTTTCGGTTTTGGATGATGCTGAACTCGGCCCTGAGCAAGCACAACAGGCACGACAAAACATCCAAACTTTGCTCAAACAGACAGAGTCGGGCCTGCACCAAATTGGGCTTGGCAATGTCAAGAGTGAGTATCGGGAGGGGAAGGTGCCCTTTGTGATTTGTGATATGGCCGATGAGCTGGAGATCGACCTGATCATCATGGGCTGCCGGGGCCTCAGCCTGTCTGGACAAGGGCGGGACGACTCCGTCAGTAACCGGGTGATCAACCTCTCCCCTTGCCCAGTGTTGGTGGTGCCCTAG
- a CDS encoding EI24 domain-containing protein, with amino-acid sequence MALSHPSPDPHSPALKGSLGIPPTLITQYRRHGGSLYQFWMGIRFFVFGWSLFWRSRHLQLWGALPTLITAATFGGLAFLGAWLTRHGLEVLAVPLWLLGLAQGLVALLIVLGLTYFLFFPLVTLVAGPFREHLAAQTEQRLIGQVKRGELSLGAVLVDVLGLIGLQLVLALIGLGLSWLLPGLGHSIGLGIWIYLAALDMVDPVLGLWGWRLGAKLRFVSEHRALMAGFGLMSALLLAIPLLNLLILPLGTIGATALALAVTQAQLKDS; translated from the coding sequence ATGGCCCTATCCCATCCTTCCCCAGATCCCCATTCCCCTGCTCTAAAAGGATCTCTGGGGATCCCTCCGACGCTGATCACCCAGTATCGCCGCCATGGGGGATCCCTGTACCAATTTTGGATGGGTATCCGCTTTTTCGTCTTTGGGTGGAGCTTATTTTGGCGTTCTCGGCACCTGCAACTGTGGGGAGCCCTGCCCACGCTCATAACGGCGGCCACCTTTGGCGGATTGGCGTTCTTGGGTGCTTGGCTAACACGGCATGGCCTCGAAGTCTTGGCCGTTCCTCTGTGGCTGTTGGGGTTAGCACAAGGGTTGGTGGCCCTATTGATTGTGCTGGGGCTAACTTATTTTCTGTTTTTTCCGTTGGTCACGCTGGTGGCCGGCCCGTTTCGGGAACACTTGGCAGCCCAAACCGAACAGCGGTTGATCGGTCAGGTCAAACGGGGGGAATTGAGCCTAGGGGCGGTGTTGGTAGACGTGTTGGGGTTGATCGGCTTGCAACTGGTGCTGGCCCTAATCGGGTTGGGGCTTAGTTGGTTACTGCCGGGGCTAGGACACAGTATCGGGCTGGGGATTTGGATCTATTTGGCGGCCCTGGATATGGTGGATCCCGTCTTGGGGCTGTGGGGTTGGCGGCTAGGGGCAAAGCTCCGGTTTGTTTCCGAACATCGGGCCTTGATGGCAGGATTTGGCCTCATGTCGGCACTCCTGTTGGCGATTCCGCTGTTGAACCTGTTGATCCTGCCGCTTGGGACGATTGGCGCGACGGCCCTAGCCTTGGCGGTGACTCAGGCTCAGCTCAAGGATTCTTGA
- a CDS encoding LL-diaminopimelate aminotransferase yields the protein MIAPFAQRLHPLGSNVFDQMDQAKREARQSGLDLIDLSLGSSDLFPPPEALATVQSALSDPTTYGYTLFHDTVAFRAACAKWYEGKFGLEIDPETEVLPLIGSQQGTALLPLALLNPGDVALLTDPGYPSHVGGIHLAGGIPYYLPLLAEHSFLPQWNRIPEEICRQARLLVLSYPHNPTTATVTPEFWQEALHFCRQHQLVLAHDFPYVDWRFDGQVAPSALQADRDKTCTIEFFSLSKSYHMGGFRVAYAIGNRELIRALRLVKSTIDFHQYQGILRGAAAALAAPETFLHHWRQVYRERRDIAVAALHGIGWPVPLPEATMYLWAPLPAGYAGSSGQFCLDLVKTTGVALSPGSGFGLSGEGYVRFALVVEGSRLWEAVGRIGHFLAKGRGDALKNP from the coding sequence ATGATTGCCCCTTTTGCCCAACGTCTGCACCCCCTTGGCTCCAATGTGTTTGACCAGATGGATCAAGCCAAGCGGGAGGCTCGGCAGTCGGGTCTAGATTTGATCGATCTTTCCCTGGGATCCTCCGATCTGTTTCCGCCCCCCGAGGCGTTGGCCACAGTGCAATCGGCCCTCTCGGATCCGACCACCTATGGGTACACGCTCTTTCACGATACGGTTGCTTTTCGTGCTGCCTGTGCCAAGTGGTATGAGGGAAAGTTTGGCCTAGAGATTGACCCAGAAACGGAGGTGTTGCCGCTGATCGGATCCCAGCAGGGGACGGCACTGTTGCCCTTGGCTCTGCTCAACCCTGGCGATGTGGCGTTGCTTACGGATCCGGGCTACCCCTCCCATGTGGGCGGGATCCATTTGGCGGGCGGGATCCCCTACTATTTGCCCTTGCTGGCGGAGCATTCTTTTTTGCCCCAGTGGAACCGGATCCCGGAGGAGATCTGTCGGCAGGCGCGGCTGCTGGTGTTGAGCTATCCCCACAACCCCACCACGGCAACGGTGACACCGGAGTTTTGGCAGGAAGCGCTGCACTTTTGCCGGCAGCACCAACTGGTTTTGGCCCACGATTTCCCCTATGTGGACTGGCGTTTTGATGGCCAAGTGGCCCCTTCAGCTTTACAGGCGGACCGGGATAAGACCTGCACGATCGAGTTTTTTTCCTTGTCCAAGTCTTATCACATGGGGGGGTTTCGGGTAGCCTATGCCATCGGCAACCGGGAGCTGATTCGGGCGCTGCGACTGGTGAAATCCACCATCGACTTCCATCAATATCAGGGTATTCTGCGCGGCGCAGCAGCGGCTTTGGCGGCTCCAGAAACTTTTTTGCACCATTGGCGGCAGGTGTATCGTGAGCGGCGGGATATCGCAGTGGCGGCACTACATGGCATCGGTTGGCCCGTGCCGCTGCCGGAAGCGACGATGTATCTATGGGCACCTTTGCCGGCGGGCTACGCGGGATCCTCTGGACAGTTCTGCCTGGACTTGGTGAAAACAACGGGGGTAGCGTTGTCTCCCGGCTCTGGCTTTGGCCTCAGTGGGGAGGGCTACGTGCGTTTTGCTCTGGTGGTCGAGGGATCCCGTTTGTGGGAAGCCGTCGGACGGATCGGCCACTTTCTGGCAAAAGGAAGGGGGGATGCCCTCAAGAATCCTTGA